One window from the genome of Dermochelys coriacea isolate rDerCor1 chromosome 19, rDerCor1.pri.v4, whole genome shotgun sequence encodes:
- the KDF1 gene encoding keratinocyte differentiation factor 1, producing the protein MLGRRTRHPQEIISKHRMNLSHQDAVPQRINPSKECDISLEVFSKSTPELKQSRKLAQQARDRRARKADLKDSNGREAETITFISGTAEAPQTQSLCCLSLSQAWNASKAVLCCIVACGGCFKNCSIHIPCMGHTETSIDDGRNREQNGRVPSNSPANISPVEKNGNQIKKNTMGSSFSYPDVKLKGIPVYPNRSPGNHTDADSCYKEPLPEKTFRNSIEKPPLPSSHRSSEEYYSFHESDLDLSELSSSMSSKEIDVLIFKKLTELFSVHQIDELAKCTSDTVFLEKTNKISDLINSITQDYNLDEQDAECRLVRGIIRISTRKSRVRPPISIPATKSHEEKMSRGNPPDSGNETMLESLISSQDDLAVQISEETTADVIARNMRRFSTAGSPMSRASSYQDTETDSSGAPLLQVYC; encoded by the exons ATGCTGGGCAGGAGAACAAGACACCCCCAAGAAATAATCAGTAAGCACCGGATGAACCTATCCCACCAGGATGCTGTGCCCCAAAGGATCAATCCATCCAAAGAGTGTGACATCAGCCTGGAGGTGTTTAGCAAATCCACACCTGAACTCAAACAGAGCCGCAAGCTGGCACAGCAAGCACGGGACAGGAGAGCCCGCAAAGCTGACCTCAAAGACTCCAACGGGAGGGAGGCAGAAACAATTACCTTTATTTCTGGCACAGCAGAGGCTCCCCAGACCCAGAGCTTGTGCTGTCTTTCTTTGTCTCAGGCCTGGAATGCCTCCAAGGCTGTTCTCTGCTGTATAGTGGCCTGTGGGGGCTGCTTTAAGAATTGCAGCATTCACATCCCCTGCATGGGTCACACGGAGACTTCAATTGATGATGGAAGAAACAGAGAGCAAAACGGACGTGTGCCTAGCAACAGCCCTGCCAACATCTCCCCTGTTGAAAAGAATGGGAACCAGATCAAAAAGAACACCATGGGGAGCAGCTTCAGCTACCCAGATGTGAAACTGAAGGGGATCCCTGTCTATCCAAACCGGAGCCCTGGCAACCATACAGATGCAGATTCGTGCTACAAAGAGCCCCTGCCAGAGAAGACCTTCAGAAACAGTATAGAAAAGCCaccactccccagcagccaccGGAGCTCGGAGGAGTATTACTCCTTCCATGAGTCTGATCTGGATCTCAGTGAGTTGAGCAGCTCTATGTCCAGCAAAGAGATTGATGTCTTGATCTTCAAGAAACTGACAGAGCTCTTCAGTGTCCACCAGATTGATGAGCTGGCCAAGTGCACATCAGACACCGTCTTTCTGGAGAAGACCAACAAAATCTCAGACCTGATTAATAGCATCACTCAGGACTACAACCTGGATGAGCAGGATGCTGAGTGCAGGCTAGTCCGAGGCATTATACGCATCAGCACTCGGAAGAGCAGGGTCCGGCCCCCCATTTCCATTCCTGCCACCAAAAGCCACGAGGAGAAGATGAGCAGAGGAAATCCACCGGACAGTGGCAATGAAACCATGCTTGAGTCCCTAATCTCCAGCCAAGACG ATTTGGCTGTGCAGATATCAGAGGAAACCACAGCAGATGTGATAGCCAGGAACATGAGGCGGTTCAGCACTGCAG ggtCTCCAATGAGCAGAGCTTCCTCCTATCAGGACACAGAGACTGATTCGTCTGGAGCACCACTGCTTCAGGTTTACTGTTAG